The segment GTGTGCTGGTCACCCACGACGCCACGGTGGCCGGCCGGGCCGACCGGGTGGTGACGATGCGGGACGGGCGTATCGAAGCGTCGGTCGGAGTGGCCCGGTGAGCGGATTGCGTACGTTTGCGCTCGCCCTGCGCATCGCGTCCCGCTCGCTGCGCCGGACCCTGCGCCGCAGCCTGTTGCTGACCGCCTTCGTCGCGGTGCCGCTGGCTCTGGCCGCGTTCGTCAGCACGCTGACCACCACGGCGGTGCCGAGCGGGGAGGAGTTCGCCACCCGCGCGCTGGGCACCGCCGCGCTGCGGGCCGAGCTGCCCGGCCTGGACCTGCCGCCGGCCGAGAAGCTGGCGCAGGGCACCACGACGATCCGCGGGCTGGTCCCCGGCGCGAGCGACGTCCAGGCCGTGATCACCCAGGAGTCCCGGCTGGTCAAGGGCGAGCGGGAGGTGGCCGGCGCCAGTTTCGGCCTGGACTCCGGCAGCCCGATGCACGCCGGGCGGTTCACGATCGAGGACGGCGAGCTGCCCAGGGGCGACAGCGAGGTGGCGCTCTCCGCCGCGATCGCCCGCCGGCTCGAGGTGGCCCCCGGCGGCACGATCACGGTCGAGGGGCAGGAACTCACCGTCGCCGGCACCGTGGTCGACCGGGCCGACACCAACCGGATCTTCGCCGTGGTCAGCGTGCCGGCGGCGGTGACGATCGCCGAGCGGGCCGCGGCCGGCGCCCCGCCCGGCACCAGCCGGCAGGTCACCATCGCCTGGCATCTGAGCGGGGTCGAGGCCGGCGCCGCCGCCGAGACGCTGCGCAACGCCGAGTGGCGCACGCTGACCCGGGCCGACTTCGCCGAGCGCGGCGCCGACCAGCTCGGTGAGCTGCCCGGACTGACCCTGGGCGTGACCCTGCTGACCCTGGCGCTGGCCACCCTGCTGGTCGGTGCCGGCTTCGCCGTCGCCGCCAGTTCCAGCCGGCGCGAGATCGGCCTGCTCGCCGCCTCCGGGGCCAGCCCCGGGCAGCGGCGGCTGGTGCTGACCGCGAACGGGTTCGTGCTCGGCGCGGTCGCGGCGGTGCTGGGCCTCGGCGCCGGGGTGGGTGCGGCTGCCGTCGCCTATCCGGCGGTCGGCCGCAGCCTCGACCAGGTGTGGACGCAGCTGCGGCTGGACACCACGATGCTGGCCGGGTTCGCCCTGCTCGGGCTGGCCGGGCCGGTCGTGGCCGCGTGGCTGGCCGGGCGGCAGACCGCCTCGATGGACCCGTGGACCGCGCTGCACGAGCGGCCGCTGGCGCTCGCCGTCCGGGCGGTACGGCGTACCCGTCGCTGGACCGTGACCGCCCTGTGCGCCGCGCTGGCGCTACTGGCGCTCGCCACCGTCTCCGCCGACGTCGCCGTGACCGCCCTGGCCGCTTTCATGACCGTGGTCGCCGTCGCGGCGGCCACCCGGGTCGCAGTGCCCCGGCTGGCCCGTTGGGCGGCGAACGCCCGGCCCGGGATGCGGGTGGCGCTGCGTTCACACGCCGCCGCACCGGGCCGCGGCGCCGCCCTGGTGGCCGCGATCGGCGCGGTGGTGACCGTCGCGGGCCTGGTCATGCTCGGCGCGGGCGGGCTGGCCGAACGCTCGGTCGCGTCCTACCGCCCGACCGCACCGGACGGCACCGCCGTCATCGACACCCACGACACGCTCCCGGCGAGCACGGTGGCCGAGGTGACCCGCCGGCTCGGGGCGACCGGGGTCGCCCGGATCAACCTGGCCATGCCGCCGGACGCGGCCGGCACCGACACCTACCTGATGACCGTCGACAACCCGGTGGCGCGGTGTTACCGCGACCCGCAGTCGGACCCGCGCGAGTGCATCGACCGCAGCGGCTTCCCGGACACCTCGTTCTGGTATTTGGGCATCGTCGAGCCGGCGCAGATGGCGGCCGTCCTCGGCCGGCCGATGACCGGCGCCGAGACCGACGCCTTCACGAAGGGCCAGGTGATCGCCCTTTCCGAGCAGGTGGTCGACGGCGGCTCGGTCCGGATCTACGACCGGGACCCGGAGAACTCGCCGGAGGCACGCTCCCGGACACACCCGGCCGTGGCCGCCGACGGCGCGCAGGCCTACGTCGAGTTGCCGTTCGCCTTCATCTCGCCGGAGGGCGCGCAGACCGCCGGGATGAAGCTGCACCCCCAGGTGCAGTACCTGATGCGGGGCGCGGGACGGCCGTCGGAAGCCGCCGAGGACACCGCGCGGGCGGTGCTCAGCGCGGACAGCGGAGGCCAGGCCCGGATCTATGTGGAGCGCGGCAATCCGGGCAGCCGCCAGCTCGCCACGGTCCTGACCACCTGCGCCGTCATCCTGCTCGCACTGACCGCGGCGGTCGCGGTGCTGGCCGTCGGCCTCGCCACCGAGGAGCTGGCCCCGGAGTTCGCCACGCTTGCCGCGGTCGGCGCGACCAGCCGGTTCCGGCGCGTGCTCACCTCGTCGTACTCGGCGGTGACCGCCACCTTGGGCGTGCTGCTGGGACTGATCACCCTGGTGCTGATCACCCCGGCGCAGACCCGGGCCATGGCGGTGCCGGTGAGCCCACAGGCATGGCTGCTGCTGCTCGGCACCGGGGCGGTCGCGGTCGTCGTCGCGGCGGCCGGCGGATGGGTGAGCAGCCCCCGGCCGCGGAGTCTGGTGCGCCGGGTGAACTGATACGGATGTGCTCTGTCGATATGCCGACGCATGGACGATATTGGATGGCTGTTCCCCTTTCGGTACCGTGATTGGCGGTTACCGAATCTGTCCACGGGGGAACGATTTTGCGAAACGACCAAGTGACATTGTGCCGGCATGATGCACAGCTCGAGGCGGCCGTCGCTCGTGTTCCACGCCTGAGTAACCGGGAACTGGAAGTCCTGATGGCACTGCCGTCCGGCCACACCAACGGCGCGCTCGCACACCGGTTGTGCATGACCGAGCGTACGCTGCGGGCACACATCGGTCAGATCCTGATCAAGTTGGATGTGGAGGGCAGGGTCCGCGCCGCCGTGGTGGCGTTCGCATGGCAGAACTGCTGCCGGGAAAAGATGATTCGCTAAGCAAATCAAATTGGCATGAGAACGGCCCGGCGTCCATTTCGCCGGGCCGTTCGCCTTTTCGCGAGCGGTATACCGTTGCCGGCCGTTCTTCGGGTTCTCGCCCGTCTTTCCAGCATGGATGATCACGGCGCGTAGAGTTGCTGACCATGACGGGGATCGAAGCCTCCACGCACGTACGGTTGGCCCGCCCGAGCCGCGACCTGGCCGCCGCCGAGCGCTTCTACGTCGACGGGCTGGGCCTCGAAGTCCTGTACCGGGCCACCGCCGAAGGCCCGGGCGAGCACGACCTGCTGATGCTCGGCCGGGCCGGCGCCGCGTGGCACCTCGAGCTGGTCGCCGGTCCGGAGCCGACCCCGTCCGAGCAGGACCTGTTCGTGCTCTACCTGGACGGGCCGGTGCCGGACGAACTGCTGGAGCGACTGGAGAACGCCGGCGGGCGGCGGGTCTCGCAGGGGCCCTACTGGGACCAGTGGGGCGTCACGGTCGTCGACCCCGACGGATACCGCCTGGTGCTGTCTACCCGCCGCTGGCACAACACCCCGCTCGCCGCCTGATCCCCTTCCGCCGCGCTCTTCCCGCCGCCCAGCCCCACGCAAGCCCACCGTTGCATGTCTGTGCGGCGGCTGGTGGTGGCGAGCCGCCGCTGAGGTGGGTTTCGGGGTGGGTGTTGGGTGTCTGTGCGGCGGCTGGTGGTCGCGAGCCGCCGTCCGGGCGTGTCTCAAGTCTGGTGTTGCGGGGCCGGCCGGTGGGTCAGGACGCGCGGGCCACGATTTCCTCGGCTACGTGGCGCAACTGGTCGCGGTCGGGGTGGAAGCCGGCGGCGATGTCGGGGTGCAGGCCTGCTTTGGCCTGGTCCAGCAGCATCCAGGTGACCTGGTCGACGCTTTCCCCGGCGTACCTCTGCCTGATCTTGACCGTTGCTGCCTGCAGCGCGGAACTCAGCTGGTCCTCGAGCGGGCCGCGGAGTTTCTCCTCCACGGGGTTGAGTGACTGCGGGTCGAGGGTGACGTGCGGCTCGGCCAAGATGCCCTCCGAATGAGAACGATGACGCCGCGCGGGATACCCGGGAGCAAGGGCGCGGTAAACCACGATCACCTGCACGGTGGAACTGTTCTAGAACTGTGTGCTACAACTACAGCACTGTTCTAGAACTCTAGGAGGCTGTCGTGGACCAGCTGGTACGCGCCGACTCTCGCCGCCCGGCGGGACTCGGCAGGTTCGGGGAGTACGGCGGGAGGTTCGTCCCGGAGTCGCTCGTCCCGGCGTGCGAGGAGGTGGAGCGGGCGTTCGCCGAGGCCTGGGCCGATCCGGTGTTCCACGCCGAGTTGCATCACCTGCTCTCGGTCTACGTGGGCCGGCCGACGCCGCTGACTCCGGCGGTGCGGCTCTCCGCGGAGCTGGGAATCACCCTGCTGCTCAAGCGCGAGGACCTGACCCACACCGGATCCCACAAGATCAATAACGTGCTGGGGCAGGCGCTGCTGGCCCGGCGGATGGGCAAGCGCCGGCTGATCGCCGAGACCGGGGCCGGCCAGCACGGCGTCGCCACCGCCACCGCGGGCGCGCTGCTCGGCCTCGACGTCACGGTGTTCATGGGCGAGCGCGACATCGAGCGGCAAGAACTCAACGTCTTCCGGATGAAGATGCTCGGCGCCGAGGTGGTGCCGGTGACCGCGGGCAGCCGCACCCTCAAGGACGCGACCAGCGAGGCGTTCCGGCACTGGGTGACCGTGGTCGACGACTCCTACTACTGCCTCGGCTCGGCGCTCGGGCCACACCCGTACCCGTGGATGGTCCGCCAGTTCCAGCGGGTGATCGGCGACGAGGCCCGCGCGCAGTGCGCCGGCCGGCTGTCCGCCGCGACACCGGACTTCGTGGTCGCCTGCGTCGGCGGCGGGTCCAACGCGGCCGGCACGTTCGCCGGCTTCCTCGACACCCCGGCCCGGCTGATCGGGGTGGAGGCGGCCGGCGGAGCGGCGATCGGCGCGGGACGACCCGGGGTGCTGCACGGGTTCCGCTCCCGGGTGCTGCAGGACGAGCACGGGCAGATCACCGAGGCGCACTCGATCTCGGCGGGGCTGGACTATCCGGGGGTGGGC is part of the Actinoplanes sp. NBC_00393 genome and harbors:
- a CDS encoding FtsX-like permease family protein gives rise to the protein MSGLRTFALALRIASRSLRRTLRRSLLLTAFVAVPLALAAFVSTLTTTAVPSGEEFATRALGTAALRAELPGLDLPPAEKLAQGTTTIRGLVPGASDVQAVITQESRLVKGEREVAGASFGLDSGSPMHAGRFTIEDGELPRGDSEVALSAAIARRLEVAPGGTITVEGQELTVAGTVVDRADTNRIFAVVSVPAAVTIAERAAAGAPPGTSRQVTIAWHLSGVEAGAAAETLRNAEWRTLTRADFAERGADQLGELPGLTLGVTLLTLALATLLVGAGFAVAASSSRREIGLLAASGASPGQRRLVLTANGFVLGAVAAVLGLGAGVGAAAVAYPAVGRSLDQVWTQLRLDTTMLAGFALLGLAGPVVAAWLAGRQTASMDPWTALHERPLALAVRAVRRTRRWTVTALCAALALLALATVSADVAVTALAAFMTVVAVAAATRVAVPRLARWAANARPGMRVALRSHAAAPGRGAALVAAIGAVVTVAGLVMLGAGGLAERSVASYRPTAPDGTAVIDTHDTLPASTVAEVTRRLGATGVARINLAMPPDAAGTDTYLMTVDNPVARCYRDPQSDPRECIDRSGFPDTSFWYLGIVEPAQMAAVLGRPMTGAETDAFTKGQVIALSEQVVDGGSVRIYDRDPENSPEARSRTHPAVAADGAQAYVELPFAFISPEGAQTAGMKLHPQVQYLMRGAGRPSEAAEDTARAVLSADSGGQARIYVERGNPGSRQLATVLTTCAVILLALTAAVAVLAVGLATEELAPEFATLAAVGATSRFRRVLTSSYSAVTATLGVLLGLITLVLITPAQTRAMAVPVSPQAWLLLLGTGAVAVVVAAAGGWVSSPRPRSLVRRVN
- the trpB gene encoding tryptophan synthase subunit beta; this encodes MDQLVRADSRRPAGLGRFGEYGGRFVPESLVPACEEVERAFAEAWADPVFHAELHHLLSVYVGRPTPLTPAVRLSAELGITLLLKREDLTHTGSHKINNVLGQALLARRMGKRRLIAETGAGQHGVATATAGALLGLDVTVFMGERDIERQELNVFRMKMLGAEVVPVTAGSRTLKDATSEAFRHWVTVVDDSYYCLGSALGPHPYPWMVRQFQRVIGDEARAQCAGRLSAATPDFVVACVGGGSNAAGTFAGFLDTPARLIGVEAAGGAAIGAGRPGVLHGFRSRVLQDEHGQITEAHSISAGLDYPGVGPEHAYLAETGRATYVTADDAEVVAATHRLARSEGILCALESAHAVAWVLRAAQDGTIPQGSTVVLTLSGRGDKDMATLMELS
- a CDS encoding VOC family protein, with the protein product MTGIEASTHVRLARPSRDLAAAERFYVDGLGLEVLYRATAEGPGEHDLLMLGRAGAAWHLELVAGPEPTPSEQDLFVLYLDGPVPDELLERLENAGGRRVSQGPYWDQWGVTVVDPDGYRLVLSTRRWHNTPLAA
- a CDS encoding LuxR C-terminal-related transcriptional regulator, with amino-acid sequence MTLCRHDAQLEAAVARVPRLSNRELEVLMALPSGHTNGALAHRLCMTERTLRAHIGQILIKLDVEGRVRAAVVAFAWQNCCREKMIR